In Eretmochelys imbricata isolate rEreImb1 chromosome 4, rEreImb1.hap1, whole genome shotgun sequence, a single window of DNA contains:
- the LOC144263550 gene encoding uncharacterized protein LOC144263550 isoform X1: MAIEFLVALPDGQEVIPFLEFVSTYWGIDALRSIHLGVYLVGLSSIALLSTPVTGMRSIRNGRNILSLWQKEGGKIGKEVKRQHRERRRQGGRGSSSSRLTMVKTPRPNPEDR; this comes from the exons ATGGCTATTGAGTTTTTGGTAGCCCTTCCTGATGGGCAAGAGGTTATACCTTTCTTGGAGTTTGTCTCCACTTACTGGGGGATCGATGCGCTGCGATCAATCCACTTGGGGGTCTATTTAGTGGGTCTATCATCgattgctctcctgtcgactccagtcaccggaatgagaagcataag GAACGGAAGAAACATTTTAAGTCTCTGGCAAAAAGAaggtgggaaaattggaaaggaAGTTAAGAGACAG caccgcgagaggcgcaggcagggtggacgggggagcagcagcagtcgactcaccatggtgaagacaccacg GCCCAATCCTGAAGACCGTTGA
- the LOC144263550 gene encoding uncharacterized protein LOC144263550 isoform X2, with protein MAIEFLVALPDGQEVIPFLEFVSTYWGIDALRSIHLGVYLVGLSSIALLSTPVTGMRSIRNGRNILSLWQKEGGKIGKEVKRQHRERRRQGGRGSSSSRLTMVKTPR; from the exons ATGGCTATTGAGTTTTTGGTAGCCCTTCCTGATGGGCAAGAGGTTATACCTTTCTTGGAGTTTGTCTCCACTTACTGGGGGATCGATGCGCTGCGATCAATCCACTTGGGGGTCTATTTAGTGGGTCTATCATCgattgctctcctgtcgactccagtcaccggaatgagaagcataag GAACGGAAGAAACATTTTAAGTCTCTGGCAAAAAGAaggtgggaaaattggaaaggaAGTTAAGAGACAG caccgcgagaggcgcaggcagggtggacgggggagcagcagcagtcgactcaccatggtgaagacaccacg ATAA